A genomic window from Streptomyces brevispora includes:
- a CDS encoding acyl-CoA dehydrogenase family protein, with the protein MDFNFTEEQQAAVEAARAVFSGVVPDAVPSPALVPGAVAEDIDRPLWAALAAGDLLSLPLSPEHGGAGLDLIALCLVLRESAKVLARVPVLETCTVAMAIQRYGDEALAAELLPAVGRGELVLTVGANGRSGHDPAELAVTARLDDDASRAAGSRADGDASRAAGSRADGDASRAAGGTSGTTGDTSRADGDGGNSCEAVWVLDGVQSAVPWAQTANWIAVPAHTGEGRAVLALVSRGQDGVTIAEQVSTNGELFGEVRLDAVRIRRRELIDAAGAWEWLHALLTTGTCALALGLGKAVLAMTSQYTGKREQFGFPVATFQSVAVQTADRYIDLRAMEVTLWQAAWRIASGGSGTLPPAGDVAVAKIWASDGVRRVVQTAQHLHGGFGADTDYPLHRFHAWAKQIELSLGPAAAHEEALGDLLAAHSLD; encoded by the coding sequence GTGGACTTCAACTTCACCGAGGAACAGCAGGCAGCCGTAGAGGCGGCACGAGCGGTCTTCTCGGGCGTTGTGCCCGACGCGGTTCCCAGCCCCGCACTCGTACCGGGTGCGGTGGCCGAGGACATCGACAGGCCGCTGTGGGCAGCTCTCGCCGCCGGGGATCTGCTGAGCCTGCCGCTGTCGCCCGAGCACGGCGGGGCCGGCCTCGACCTGATCGCGCTCTGCCTGGTGCTGCGCGAGTCCGCGAAGGTCCTGGCGCGGGTCCCTGTACTGGAGACGTGCACGGTCGCGATGGCGATCCAGCGGTACGGCGACGAGGCACTGGCAGCCGAGCTGCTGCCCGCCGTCGGCCGGGGTGAGCTGGTCCTCACCGTCGGGGCCAATGGGCGCTCCGGCCACGATCCGGCCGAACTCGCCGTCACGGCCCGCCTGGACGACGACGCGAGCAGGGCCGCAGGGAGCAGGGCCGACGGCGACGCGAGCAGGGCCGCAGGGAGCAGGGCCGACGGCGACGCGAGCAGGGCCGCAGGGGGCACGAGCGGGACCACAGGGGACACGAGCAGGGCCGACGGCGACGGCGGCAACAGCTGCGAGGCTGTCTGGGTACTCGACGGTGTGCAGTCGGCCGTGCCGTGGGCGCAGACCGCGAACTGGATCGCGGTGCCCGCCCACACCGGGGAGGGCCGGGCCGTCCTGGCCCTGGTCAGCCGCGGCCAAGACGGTGTCACCATTGCCGAGCAGGTATCCACCAACGGCGAGCTGTTCGGCGAGGTACGGCTGGACGCGGTACGGATCAGGCGCCGCGAGCTGATCGACGCCGCCGGTGCCTGGGAATGGCTGCACGCGCTGCTCACCACCGGAACCTGCGCACTCGCGCTGGGACTGGGTAAGGCCGTACTGGCCATGACGAGCCAGTACACCGGAAAGCGCGAGCAGTTCGGCTTCCCCGTGGCGACCTTCCAATCCGTCGCCGTGCAGACCGCCGACCGCTACATCGATCTGCGGGCCATGGAGGTCACCCTCTGGCAGGCGGCCTGGCGGATCGCAAGCGGCGGGAGCGGCACGCTGCCGCCTGCGGGCGATGTCGCGGTGGCGAAGATCTGGGCATCCGACGGGGTTCGCCGGGTCGTGCAGACGGCACAGCACCTGCACGGTGGCTTCGGCGCGGACACCGACTACCCGCTGCACCGCTTCCACGCCTGGGCGAAGCAGATCGAGCTCTCCCTCGGCCCGGCCGCGGCCCACGAGGAGGCACTGGGCGACCTACTGGCCGCACACTCCCTCGACTGA
- a CDS encoding 2Fe-2S iron-sulfur cluster-binding protein has protein sequence MFHPLRVSAIERLTDDSVAVDFAVPPELRETFRHQPGQHLNVRYTVDGEEVRRSYSICAPATEQPADPGLRVGIRLVDGGAFSTYALKELAVGDQVEAMPPMGRFVLTPRAGRFAAVVGGSGITPVLSIAATLLAREPDASFCLIRSDRTAASTMFLDEVADLKDRYPDRFQLVTALSREEQQAGLPSGRLDRERLTDLLPALLPVAEVDGWYLCGPLGLVRAAEDALHGLGVARTRVHQEIFHVDDGPGTSVRPRIESPSGSTLTATLDGRSGKWPVQDGESLLETVLRSRSDAPYACKGGVCGTCRAFLVSGEVRMDRNFALEPEETGAGYVLACQSHPVTGEVELDFDR, from the coding sequence ATGTTCCATCCGCTCCGGGTCAGCGCGATCGAACGGCTCACGGACGATTCGGTGGCCGTCGACTTCGCCGTGCCGCCGGAACTGCGCGAGACCTTCCGCCATCAGCCCGGCCAGCACCTCAACGTCCGCTACACCGTCGACGGTGAGGAGGTCCGCCGCTCGTACTCGATCTGCGCACCGGCCACCGAGCAGCCTGCCGACCCGGGGCTGCGGGTGGGCATCCGGCTCGTCGACGGCGGCGCGTTCTCCACGTACGCGCTCAAGGAGTTGGCCGTCGGCGATCAGGTCGAGGCGATGCCTCCGATGGGCCGCTTCGTGCTCACGCCGCGCGCCGGGCGGTTCGCGGCGGTCGTCGGCGGCAGCGGCATCACCCCGGTGCTGTCCATCGCGGCGACGCTGCTGGCCCGGGAGCCCGACGCATCGTTCTGCCTGATCCGCAGCGACCGCACCGCTGCGTCGACGATGTTCCTGGACGAGGTCGCCGACCTCAAGGACCGCTATCCGGACCGGTTCCAGCTGGTCACCGCACTCTCCCGGGAGGAGCAGCAGGCCGGTCTCCCTTCGGGCCGGCTGGACCGCGAGCGGCTCACCGATCTGCTGCCCGCACTGCTCCCGGTGGCCGAGGTGGACGGCTGGTATCTGTGCGGCCCGCTCGGCCTGGTCCGGGCCGCCGAGGACGCGCTGCACGGTCTGGGCGTCGCGCGGACCCGTGTCCACCAGGAGATCTTCCACGTCGACGACGGGCCCGGCACGTCCGTACGGCCCCGGATCGAGAGCCCGTCCGGCAGCACGCTCACGGCGACCCTGGACGGCCGCTCGGGCAAGTGGCCGGTACAGGACGGCGAATCGCTGCTGGAGACGGTGCTCCGCAGCCGCTCGGACGCACCGTATGCCTGCAAGGGCGGCGTGTGCGGGACCTGCCGGGCCTTCCTGGTTTCGGGCGAGGTGCGGATGGACCGCAACTTCGCACTGGAGCCGGAGGAGACGGGGGCGGGCTATGTGCTGGCCTGCCAGTCCCATCCGGTGACCGGGGAGGTGGAGCTCGACTTCGACCGGTGA
- the paaB gene encoding 1,2-phenylacetyl-CoA epoxidase subunit PaaB, with amino-acid sequence MSSSTDWPLWEVFVRSRRGLSHTHAGSLHAPDAEMALRNARDLYTRRSEGVSIWVVPSNQITASSPDEKDTFFEPAGDKPYRHPTFYQIPDGVKHL; translated from the coding sequence ATGAGCAGCTCGACCGACTGGCCATTGTGGGAGGTGTTCGTGCGCTCGCGGCGCGGTCTGTCCCACACCCACGCCGGCAGCCTGCACGCCCCGGACGCCGAGATGGCCCTGCGCAACGCACGCGATCTGTACACCCGCCGGTCCGAGGGGGTCTCCATCTGGGTGGTGCCGTCCAACCAGATCACGGCATCCTCGCCGGACGAGAAGGACACGTTCTTCGAGCCGGCCGGCGACAAGCCCTACCGGCATCCGACGTTCTACCAGATCCCGGACGGGGTGAAGCACCTGTGA
- a CDS encoding rhodanese-like domain-containing protein: MNYGPLPTVDVAAVPVDGFVLDVREDDEWAAGHVDGALHIPMSGFVARFGELTAAAEDGRRVYVMCRVGGRSAQVTQYLVQQGIDAVNIDGGMLAWDGAGRPMVADSGNPAFVA; this comes from the coding sequence ATGAATTACGGCCCGCTTCCCACGGTCGATGTCGCGGCGGTGCCGGTGGACGGCTTCGTGCTGGACGTCCGGGAGGACGACGAATGGGCGGCCGGGCACGTCGACGGCGCCCTGCACATTCCGATGAGTGGCTTCGTGGCCCGCTTCGGTGAGCTGACCGCGGCAGCCGAGGACGGCCGCCGCGTGTATGTGATGTGCCGGGTCGGCGGCCGGTCCGCCCAGGTCACCCAGTACCTGGTGCAGCAGGGCATCGACGCCGTGAACATCGACGGCGGAATGCTCGCCTGGGACGGTGCCGGGCGCCCGATGGTCGCCGACAGCGGCAACCCGGCCTTCGTCGCCTGA
- a CDS encoding HTTM domain-containing protein — protein sequence MSTPRPRPGPGPDRRLARGIQRITASSLGPYQSAVIRIGFSATYLLFLLRELPHRHEMYGPHAPWRWDMAERLISNNQAFTTLMWSDSTVWFEIVYGLALLSAALLLVGWHTRAMSVLFMVGVLSLQNRSIFMGDGGDNVIHLMAIYLVLTRCGQVWSLDARRAARGARAARGTDGGGEPVGKAGGGRPVRGDVAGPLLWVAFGAVLLWATVTDNLGGTVWLPTLFWILWTGHGAWWAVNRYAPHSEPRTLLDVVANLAHNATLVVIMAEVCLIYSTAGWYKIQGSRWQDGTALYYPLKLHYFTPWPGLSDILASSGVMVMVLTYATVIVQVAFPFTLFNRRVKNVLLVVMICEHAGIALLLGLPFFSMAMIAADAVFLPTVFLVWLGGRAALGRELLFRGRGKVPGPRDAADSQDAAGDRDAAGDGDAAGGGEAPQHNGGGGHTLVG from the coding sequence GTGAGCACGCCCCGCCCCCGCCCCGGCCCCGGCCCCGACCGCAGGCTCGCCCGCGGAATCCAGCGCATCACCGCTTCGTCCCTCGGCCCGTACCAGAGCGCCGTCATCCGGATCGGCTTCTCCGCCACGTACCTGCTGTTCCTGCTGCGGGAGCTGCCGCACCGGCACGAGATGTACGGCCCCCACGCCCCGTGGCGCTGGGACATGGCGGAGCGGCTGATATCGAACAACCAGGCCTTCACCACACTCATGTGGTCGGACAGCACCGTCTGGTTCGAGATCGTGTACGGGCTGGCCCTGCTCTCGGCCGCGCTGCTGCTGGTGGGCTGGCACACCCGCGCCATGTCCGTCCTGTTCATGGTCGGAGTGCTCTCGCTCCAGAACCGCAGCATCTTCATGGGCGACGGCGGCGACAACGTCATCCATCTGATGGCGATCTATCTGGTGCTGACCCGGTGCGGTCAGGTCTGGTCGCTGGACGCCCGCCGTGCGGCGCGTGGAGCCCGGGCGGCCCGGGGTACGGACGGCGGCGGGGAGCCGGTCGGGAAGGCCGGCGGCGGGCGTCCGGTGCGGGGGGACGTGGCCGGTCCGCTGCTGTGGGTGGCGTTCGGCGCCGTTCTTCTCTGGGCCACCGTGACGGACAACCTGGGCGGAACCGTCTGGCTGCCGACGCTGTTCTGGATTCTGTGGACCGGCCACGGCGCCTGGTGGGCCGTGAACCGGTACGCACCGCACAGCGAGCCGCGCACCCTGCTCGATGTCGTCGCCAATCTCGCCCACAACGCCACCCTCGTAGTGATCATGGCCGAGGTCTGCCTGATCTACTCCACCGCGGGCTGGTACAAGATCCAGGGTTCGAGGTGGCAGGACGGCACGGCGCTGTACTACCCGCTCAAGCTGCACTACTTCACGCCATGGCCCGGCCTCTCGGACATCCTCGCGTCGAGCGGCGTGATGGTGATGGTGCTGACGTACGCCACGGTCATCGTGCAGGTCGCGTTCCCGTTCACCCTGTTCAACCGGCGGGTCAAGAACGTCCTGCTCGTCGTGATGATCTGCGAGCACGCCGGCATCGCCCTGCTGCTGGGGCTGCCCTTCTTCTCGATGGCCATGATCGCCGCGGACGCCGTCTTCCTGCCGACCGTCTTCCTGGTGTGGCTGGGGGGCCGGGCGGCGCTCGGCCGGGAGCTGCTGTTCCGGGGGCGCGGCAAGGTACCGGGGCCCCGGGACGCCGCCGACAGCCAGGACGCCGCGGGGGACCGAGACGCCGCCGGGGACGGGGATGCGGCCGGGGGCGGGGAGGCACCGCAGCACAACGGCGGCGGGGGCCATACGCTCGTCGGGTGA
- the paaA gene encoding 1,2-phenylacetyl-CoA epoxidase subunit PaaA has protein sequence MAAVTASHTTQATAGSTDGADGALAAAFDAAVAAEERIEPRDWMPDAYRASLVRQMAQHAHSEIIGMQPEANWITRAPSLRRKAILIAKVQDEAGHGLYLYSAAETLGTGREELLDKLHAGRQRYSSIFNYPTLTWADVGAIGWLVDGAAITNQVPLCRCSYGPYARAMVRICKEESFHQRQGYELLLALSNGTAAQHEMAQDAVNRWWWPSLMMFGPPDDASSHSAQSMTWKIKRHSNDELRQRFVDICVPQAEVLGLTLPDPDLRWNEERGQHDFGAIDWTEFQEVLKGNGPCNEQRLTQRRRAHEEGAWVRDAAAAYAQKQTVVPNGEATA, from the coding sequence ATGGCGGCAGTGACTGCGAGCCACACAACGCAGGCGACAGCGGGCAGCACCGATGGGGCGGACGGGGCCCTGGCGGCGGCTTTCGACGCCGCGGTGGCGGCCGAGGAGCGCATCGAGCCGCGTGACTGGATGCCCGATGCCTACCGAGCCTCACTGGTCAGGCAAATGGCCCAGCACGCCCACTCCGAAATCATCGGCATGCAGCCCGAAGCAAACTGGATCACCCGCGCGCCCTCGCTGCGCCGCAAGGCCATCCTGATCGCCAAGGTGCAGGACGAGGCGGGACACGGCCTGTATCTGTACAGCGCGGCCGAGACCCTGGGCACCGGCCGCGAGGAGCTGCTCGACAAACTCCACGCGGGCCGTCAGAGGTATTCGTCGATCTTCAATTACCCCACCCTGACCTGGGCGGACGTGGGCGCGATCGGCTGGCTCGTGGACGGCGCCGCGATCACCAACCAAGTACCTCTGTGCCGCTGCTCCTACGGCCCCTATGCCCGCGCGATGGTCCGTATCTGCAAGGAGGAGTCCTTCCACCAGCGCCAGGGCTACGAGCTGCTGCTGGCCCTCAGTAACGGCACGGCCGCACAGCACGAGATGGCCCAGGACGCGGTGAACCGCTGGTGGTGGCCGTCCCTGATGATGTTCGGACCACCGGACGACGCCTCTTCGCACTCCGCCCAGTCGATGACCTGGAAGATCAAGCGGCATTCCAACGACGAGCTGCGGCAGCGCTTCGTCGACATCTGCGTCCCGCAGGCAGAGGTCCTGGGCCTCACCCTCCCCGACCCGGATCTCCGGTGGAACGAGGAGCGCGGTCAGCACGATTTCGGAGCGATCGACTGGACGGAGTTCCAGGAGGTCCTGAAGGGCAACGGCCCGTGCAACGAGCAGCGCCTCACCCAGCGCCGCCGGGCACACGAGGAAGGCGCCTGGGTCCGCGACGCCGCCGCCGCCTACGCACAGAAGCAGACAGTTGTACCGAACGGGGAGGCGACAGCATGA
- the paaD gene encoding 1,2-phenylacetyl-CoA epoxidase subunit PaaD, with amino-acid sequence MVTRTALEEELRNLAGSVPDPELPVLTLEELGVLRGVEVLAPGRVTVQLTPTYTGCPAIETMSADIERVLLDHGMTEVSVVTVLAPAWSTDDISAEGRRKLTEFGIAPPRPHDAASPSAGPVPLTLSVRCPHCGSTDTELLSRFSSTACKALRRCVACREPFDHFKEL; translated from the coding sequence ATGGTGACCAGGACGGCACTGGAGGAGGAGCTGCGCAACCTCGCGGGCTCCGTCCCCGACCCGGAGCTGCCCGTACTGACCCTGGAGGAGCTGGGCGTGCTCCGGGGGGTGGAGGTGCTCGCACCCGGCCGCGTCACGGTCCAGCTCACCCCCACCTACACCGGCTGCCCCGCGATAGAGACCATGTCCGCGGACATCGAGCGCGTGCTGCTCGACCACGGCATGACCGAGGTCTCCGTGGTCACCGTCCTCGCACCGGCCTGGTCCACGGACGACATCAGCGCGGAAGGACGGCGCAAGCTCACAGAGTTCGGCATAGCGCCGCCTCGGCCGCACGACGCGGCCTCCCCCTCCGCCGGGCCCGTGCCGCTCACCCTGTCGGTGCGCTGCCCGCACTGCGGCTCCACCGACACGGAGCTGCTGAGCCGGTTCTCGTCCACTGCCTGCAAGGCCCTGCGCCGGTGTGTGGCATGCCGCGAACCATTCGATCACTTCAAGGAGTTGTAG
- the paaC gene encoding 1,2-phenylacetyl-CoA epoxidase subunit PaaC encodes MTATLALGDDALVLSHRLAEWAGHAPVLEEEVALANIALDLLGQARLLLSLAGDEDELAYLREERAFRNVQLVEQPNGDFAHTIARQLYFSVYQHGLYEQLSAGDGEFAGLAAKAVKEVAYHRDHAEQWTLRLGDGTPESHDRMQHAVDALWRFTGELFQPVEGVEVEWKTLRNDWLASVTAVLERATLTVPAGPQSGGWTAGAGRQGIHTEPFGRMIAEMQHLHRSHPGASW; translated from the coding sequence GTGACCGCGACCCTCGCCCTCGGCGACGACGCGCTGGTGCTGTCGCACCGGCTGGCGGAGTGGGCGGGCCACGCCCCCGTGCTGGAGGAGGAAGTGGCCCTCGCCAACATCGCCCTGGACCTGCTGGGCCAGGCCCGCCTGCTGCTCTCCCTGGCCGGGGACGAGGACGAGCTGGCGTATCTGCGCGAGGAGCGCGCCTTCCGTAACGTCCAGCTGGTCGAGCAGCCGAACGGCGACTTCGCCCACACCATCGCCCGCCAGCTCTACTTCTCCGTCTACCAGCACGGCCTGTACGAGCAGCTGTCGGCCGGCGACGGCGAGTTCGCCGGGCTCGCGGCCAAGGCGGTCAAGGAGGTCGCCTACCACCGCGACCACGCCGAGCAGTGGACGCTGCGCCTCGGTGACGGCACGCCGGAGAGCCACGACCGGATGCAGCACGCGGTGGACGCACTGTGGCGTTTCACCGGCGAGCTGTTCCAGCCCGTCGAAGGCGTGGAGGTGGAGTGGAAGACCCTGCGGAACGACTGGCTGGCCTCCGTCACCGCCGTACTGGAACGGGCCACACTGACCGTACCGGCCGGACCACAGTCCGGTGGCTGGACGGCCGGGGCGGGCCGTCAGGGCATCCACACGGAACCTTTCGGCCGGATGATCGCCGAGATGCAGCACCTGCACCGCAGCCACCCGGGGGCGTCATGGTGA
- a CDS encoding RNA methyltransferase, translated as MSGAAEPAQYDDGFGAEIGVGPHPLPWPEDERYDPELLAHGDRRNVGDAYRYWTREAIVADLDLRRHDFHVAVENWGHDFNIGSVVRTANAFLAKEIHIVGRRRWNRRGAMVTDRYQHVRHHPDTTDLTAWAEAEGLPIIGIDNLPGAVPLERTELPRRCVLLFGQEGPGLTEEARKHASMVCSIAQFGSTRSINAGAAAAIAMHAWVQRYADIPEAGV; from the coding sequence ATGTCCGGTGCGGCCGAGCCGGCTCAGTACGACGACGGCTTCGGAGCGGAGATCGGCGTCGGGCCGCACCCACTGCCCTGGCCCGAGGACGAGCGGTACGACCCCGAGCTGCTCGCCCACGGCGACCGGCGCAATGTGGGCGACGCGTACCGGTACTGGACCCGGGAGGCGATCGTCGCCGATCTGGATCTGCGGCGGCACGACTTCCATGTGGCGGTGGAGAACTGGGGCCACGACTTCAATATCGGTTCGGTGGTGCGCACCGCGAACGCCTTCCTCGCCAAGGAGATCCACATTGTGGGGCGGCGGCGCTGGAACCGTCGCGGGGCGATGGTCACCGACCGCTACCAGCATGTCCGCCACCACCCCGACACCACGGATCTGACCGCCTGGGCGGAGGCCGAGGGGCTGCCGATCATCGGCATCGACAATCTGCCCGGCGCCGTGCCGCTGGAGCGGACCGAGCTGCCGCGGCGATGTGTGCTGCTGTTCGGGCAGGAGGGGCCCGGACTGACCGAGGAGGCCCGCAAGCACGCGTCGATGGTGTGTTCGATCGCGCAGTTCGGGTCCACACGGTCGATCAACGCGGGGGCGGCGGCGGCGATCGCGATGCACGCGTGGGTGCAGCGGTACGCGGATATCCCTGAGGCGGGGGTGTAG
- a CDS encoding DUF5819 family protein codes for MDSYDDRGVGGGHGRVAGPDSGAVPEPRTEPDPEPRTRLDPEPRTGIDPEPEPHAEPDVRTDPEPRTDPDPDPESQHQPERGVGRAEPRAGMAGLSFPYQVVAAVALSVIGLVTCVQLAMVFLHVAPSNTLTKQHGKGIDEWVYPEFEQNWKLFAPNPLQQNIAVYVRAEIAGADGRRTTPWMNLSGEDGKAIRGNPLPSHVQQNELRRGWDFYLGSHDSQNRANGLRGTLSEQYIRRIVMLRLGEHDYGGTVERIQVRSEVRSVAAPPWSTEKISTKPSYRVLPWWTVAAADLPEGSADQKETDQKETDQ; via the coding sequence ATGGATTCGTACGACGACAGGGGCGTCGGCGGCGGGCACGGACGAGTTGCCGGTCCCGATTCGGGGGCGGTTCCTGAACCGCGTACCGAGCCCGATCCGGAGCCTCGTACCCGGCTTGATCCGGAGCCTCGTACCGGGATCGACCCCGAGCCCGAGCCGCATGCTGAGCCTGACGTGCGTACCGATCCGGAGCCTCGTACCGACCCCGACCCCGACCCCGAGTCCCAGCATCAGCCCGAGCGCGGTGTCGGAAGGGCCGAGCCGCGTGCCGGAATGGCAGGGCTGTCGTTCCCGTACCAGGTCGTCGCCGCTGTGGCGCTGTCGGTGATCGGGCTGGTCACATGCGTTCAGCTGGCGATGGTGTTTCTACATGTCGCCCCCTCCAACACGCTGACCAAGCAGCACGGCAAGGGGATCGACGAATGGGTCTATCCCGAGTTCGAGCAGAACTGGAAGCTCTTCGCCCCCAATCCGCTCCAGCAGAACATCGCCGTGTACGTACGTGCTGAGATCGCCGGTGCCGACGGCCGTCGCACCACCCCCTGGATGAACCTCTCGGGCGAGGACGGCAAGGCGATACGCGGCAATCCGCTGCCCAGCCACGTCCAGCAGAACGAACTCCGGCGGGGCTGGGACTTCTACCTCGGCTCGCACGACAGCCAGAACCGGGCCAACGGGCTGCGCGGCACGCTCTCCGAGCAGTACATCCGCCGCATAGTGATGCTGCGCCTCGGTGAGCACGACTACGGCGGCACCGTCGAACGGATCCAGGTCCGCTCCGAGGTGCGGTCCGTCGCGGCGCCTCCGTGGAGCACCGAGAAGATCAGCACGAAACCGTCCTACCGGGTGCTGCCCTGGTGGACCGTCGCCGCGGCCGACCTCCCCGAGGGCTCGGCGGACCAGAAGGAGACGGACCAGAAGGAGACGGACCAGTGA
- the paaN gene encoding phenylacetic acid degradation protein PaaN — protein sequence MAAELSPHLLTEKHRPTLDRALDAIRSRAYWSPHPEHPKAYGEGGSPGSLGAADGKAAFDAVLNTRIDLGQPGTDGWTGGEVSPYGPELGVEYPHADPDVLIPAMRAGMPAWRDAGPETRALVCLEMLARISARTHEFGHAVMHTSGQAFLMAFQAGGPHAQDRGLEAVAYAYEEQIRAPRTADWSKPQGKRDPIELHKTFTAAGRGISLLIGCNTFPTWNGYPGLFASLATGNPVLVKPHPRAVLPLALTVQLAREVLTEAGFDPNLVALAAERPGEGIAKSLAIRPEIKIIDYTGSTAFGDWLEANALQAQVYTEKAGVNTIVVDSTDDYRGMLSNLAFSLSLYSGQMCTTPQNLLIPRTGITTDIGEKTYEDVVGDIAAAVTGLLGDDARANALLGALVNPEVRARLEKAAQLGEVALTSREVANPDFPEAVVRTPLIVKLDGTKPDDESPYLSECFGPVSFAVSVDSTADAVELLRRTIRDKGAMTVGAYTTSPEVEGALVDVCLDESAQLSLNLTSGVYVNQTAAFSDFHGSGGNPAANAALCDGAFVSNRFRTLEVRRQR from the coding sequence ATGGCCGCCGAGCTCTCCCCGCACCTGCTGACCGAGAAGCACCGCCCCACGCTCGACCGGGCCCTCGACGCGATCCGCTCGCGTGCGTACTGGTCCCCGCACCCCGAGCACCCGAAGGCATACGGCGAGGGCGGCTCCCCGGGCAGCCTGGGCGCCGCCGACGGCAAGGCCGCCTTCGACGCCGTGCTGAACACCCGTATCGACCTCGGCCAGCCGGGCACCGACGGATGGACGGGCGGGGAGGTCTCCCCGTACGGGCCGGAGCTCGGCGTCGAGTATCCGCACGCCGATCCGGACGTCCTGATTCCGGCGATGCGCGCGGGGATGCCGGCCTGGCGCGACGCGGGACCCGAGACCAGGGCCCTGGTCTGTCTGGAGATGCTGGCTCGGATCAGTGCCCGCACCCATGAGTTCGGCCACGCGGTGATGCACACCAGCGGACAGGCCTTCCTGATGGCGTTCCAGGCCGGTGGCCCGCACGCCCAGGACCGCGGTCTGGAGGCGGTGGCGTATGCGTACGAGGAGCAGATCCGCGCGCCGAGGACCGCGGACTGGTCCAAGCCGCAGGGCAAGCGCGACCCGATCGAGCTGCACAAGACGTTCACCGCGGCGGGCCGTGGCATCTCACTGCTGATCGGCTGCAACACCTTCCCCACGTGGAACGGCTATCCGGGCCTCTTCGCCTCGCTCGCCACCGGCAATCCCGTCCTGGTCAAGCCGCATCCCCGTGCGGTGCTTCCGCTGGCCCTCACCGTTCAGCTGGCGCGCGAGGTGCTCACCGAGGCGGGCTTCGACCCCAACCTGGTCGCCCTGGCCGCCGAACGGCCGGGCGAGGGCATCGCCAAGTCCCTGGCGATCCGCCCTGAGATCAAGATCATCGACTACACCGGGTCCACGGCGTTCGGTGACTGGCTGGAGGCCAACGCCCTCCAGGCACAGGTCTATACGGAGAAGGCCGGGGTCAACACGATCGTCGTCGACTCCACCGACGACTACCGCGGCATGCTCTCCAACCTGGCGTTCTCGCTCTCCCTCTACAGCGGCCAGATGTGCACCACCCCGCAGAACCTGCTGATTCCCCGGACCGGAATCACGACGGACATCGGCGAGAAGACGTACGAGGACGTGGTCGGCGACATCGCCGCAGCGGTCACCGGACTCCTGGGTGACGACGCGCGGGCCAACGCGCTGCTCGGCGCCCTGGTCAACCCAGAGGTGCGGGCCCGCCTGGAGAAGGCCGCGCAGCTCGGCGAAGTCGCCCTGACCTCAAGGGAAGTGGCCAACCCCGACTTCCCGGAGGCGGTGGTCCGTACGCCGCTGATCGTCAAACTGGACGGCACCAAGCCGGACGACGAATCGCCCTACCTTTCGGAGTGCTTCGGCCCGGTCTCGTTCGCGGTCTCGGTCGACTCGACGGCGGACGCCGTGGAGCTGCTGCGCCGCACGATCCGCGACAAGGGCGCGATGACGGTGGGCGCGTACACCACGTCTCCGGAGGTGGAGGGCGCGCTGGTGGACGTCTGCCTGGACGAGTCGGCCCAGCTCTCGCTGAATCTGACGAGCGGGGTGTACGTGAACCAGACAGCGGCGTTCTCCGACTTCCATGGCTCGGGCGGCAACCCGGCGGCCAACGCGGCCCTGTGCGACGGGGCCTTCGTGTCCAACCGCTTCCGCACCCTGGAAGTCCGCCGCCAGCGCTGA